Proteins encoded by one window of Pseudomonas sp. LS44:
- the metH gene encoding methionine synthase, translating to MSLSDRSARLHALQQALKERILILDGGMGTMIQSYKLEEEDYRGARFADWPSDVKGNNDLLILSRPDIIGAIEKAYLDAGADILETNTFNATQVSQADYGMEALVYELNVEGARLARQVADAKTLETPDKPRFVAGVLGPTSRTCSISPDVNDPGYRNVSFDELVENYTEATKGLIEGGADLILIETIFDTLNAKAAIFAVQGVFEEIGIELPIMISGTITDASGRTLSGQTTEAFWNSVRHANPISVGLNCALGAKDLRPYLEELSTKAGTHVSAHPNAGLPNAFGEYDETPAETAAVIEEFAQSGFLNIIGGCCGTTPGHIQAIAEAVAKYKPRAIPEIPKACRLSGLEPFTIDRNSLFVNVGERTNITGSAKFARLIREDNYTEALEVALQQVEAGAQVIDINMDEGMLDSQAAMVKFLNLIAGEPDISRVPIMIDSSKWEVIEAGLKCIQGKGIVNSISMKEGVEQFKHHAKLCKRYGAAVVVMAFDEIGQADTAARKREICQRSYDILVNEVGFPPEDIIFDPNIFAVATGIEEHNNYAVDFIEACAYIRDHLPHALTSGGVSNVSFSFRGNNPVREAIHSVFLYHAIQNGLTMGIVNAGQLEIYDEIPKELREKVEDVILNRHEGGTEALLAIADNYRGDGSVKEAETEEWRALPVGKRLEHALVKGITAFIVEDTEECRQQCARPIEVIEGPLMSGMNVVGDLFGAGKMFLPQVVKSARVMKQAVAHLIPFIEAEKGDKPQAKGKILMATVKGDVHDIGKNIVGVVLGCNGYDIVDLGVMVPAEKILQTAIAEKCDIIGLSGLITPSLDEMVHVAREMQRQGFSLPLMIGGATTSKAHTAVKIEPKYQNDAVVYVTDASRAVGVATQLLSKELKAGFVERTRADYVEVRERTAARSARTERLPYAAALANKPQFDWSGYRASQPTFTGVKVLEDIDLSVLAEYIDWTPFFISWDLAGKYPRILTDEVVGEAATALFADAQAMLKKLIDEKLISARAVFGFWPANQVDHDDIEVYGDDGQPLAKLHHLRQQTIKPDGKPNLALADFVAPKDSGVTDYVGGFITTAGIGAEEVAKAYQNAGDDYNSIMVKALADRLAEACAEWLHEQVRKNYWGYAQDEQLSNEELIKEQYKGIRPAPGYPACPDHTEKKTLFTLLDPEAEFDKAGRSGVFLTDHYAMFPAAAVSGWYFAHPEAQYFAVGKVDKDQVESYTARKGQELAVSERWLAPNLGYDN from the coding sequence ATGTCCCTGTCCGATCGCAGCGCCCGTTTACACGCCCTTCAGCAAGCCCTGAAGGAACGCATCCTGATCCTCGACGGCGGCATGGGCACCATGATCCAGAGCTACAAGCTGGAGGAAGAGGATTACCGTGGCGCGCGCTTCGCCGATTGGCCGAGCGATGTGAAAGGCAACAACGATCTGTTGATTCTCAGCCGTCCGGACATCATCGGCGCCATCGAGAAGGCCTATCTGGACGCCGGTGCCGACATCCTCGAGACCAACACTTTCAACGCCACGCAGGTGTCCCAGGCCGACTACGGCATGGAAGCGCTGGTCTATGAGCTGAACGTCGAAGGCGCGCGCTTGGCCCGCCAGGTGGCCGATGCCAAGACTTTGGAAACCCCGGACAAGCCGCGCTTCGTCGCCGGCGTACTCGGCCCGACCAGCCGTACCTGCTCGATCTCCCCCGACGTCAACGACCCCGGCTACCGTAACGTTAGCTTCGACGAGCTGGTGGAAAACTACACCGAGGCTACCAAGGGGCTGATCGAGGGCGGTGCTGACCTGATCCTGATCGAGACCATTTTCGACACCCTGAATGCCAAGGCGGCGATCTTCGCCGTTCAGGGCGTATTCGAAGAAATTGGCATCGAACTGCCGATCATGATTTCCGGAACCATCACCGATGCCTCCGGACGCACACTGTCCGGGCAGACCACCGAAGCGTTCTGGAACTCGGTGCGCCACGCCAACCCGATCTCCGTGGGACTCAACTGCGCCCTCGGCGCCAAGGATCTGCGCCCGTATCTGGAAGAACTGTCGACCAAGGCCGGCACCCACGTCTCCGCGCACCCCAACGCCGGCCTGCCGAATGCCTTCGGCGAGTACGACGAAACGCCGGCGGAAACCGCGGCGGTCATCGAGGAGTTCGCCCAGAGCGGCTTCCTCAACATCATCGGCGGCTGCTGCGGCACCACGCCGGGGCATATCCAGGCGATTGCCGAAGCCGTAGCCAAGTACAAGCCACGCGCTATTCCGGAGATCCCCAAGGCCTGTCGCCTGTCCGGTCTGGAGCCGTTTACCATCGATCGCAACTCGCTGTTCGTGAACGTCGGCGAGCGCACCAACATCACCGGCTCGGCCAAATTCGCCCGGCTGATCCGCGAGGACAACTACACCGAAGCCCTGGAAGTCGCCCTGCAGCAGGTGGAAGCCGGCGCCCAGGTGATCGACATCAACATGGACGAAGGGATGCTCGATTCCCAGGCGGCCATGGTCAAGTTCCTCAACCTGATCGCCGGTGAGCCGGACATCTCCCGCGTGCCGATCATGATCGACTCCTCCAAGTGGGAAGTGATCGAGGCCGGCCTCAAGTGCATCCAGGGCAAGGGCATCGTCAACTCGATCTCGATGAAGGAAGGCGTCGAGCAGTTCAAGCACCACGCAAAGCTGTGCAAGCGCTACGGCGCCGCCGTAGTGGTGATGGCCTTCGACGAAATCGGCCAGGCCGACACCGCCGCACGCAAGCGCGAGATCTGCCAGCGCAGCTACGACATCTTGGTCAATGAAGTGGGCTTCCCACCGGAAGACATCATCTTCGACCCGAACATTTTCGCCGTCGCCACCGGCATCGAAGAGCACAACAACTACGCGGTCGACTTCATTGAGGCCTGCGCCTATATCCGCGACCACCTGCCCCATGCGCTGACCTCGGGCGGCGTGTCCAACGTGTCGTTCTCGTTCCGCGGCAACAACCCGGTTCGCGAGGCGATCCACTCGGTATTCCTCTACCACGCGATCCAGAACGGCCTGACCATGGGCATCGTCAACGCCGGCCAACTGGAAATCTACGACGAGATTCCCAAGGAGCTGCGCGAGAAGGTCGAGGACGTCATCCTCAACCGCCACGAAGGCGGCACCGAGGCCCTGCTGGCCATCGCCGACAACTATCGTGGCGACGGTAGTGTCAAGGAAGCCGAAACCGAGGAATGGCGTGCCCTGCCGGTCGGCAAACGCCTGGAGCACGCACTGGTCAAAGGCATTACCGCGTTTATCGTCGAAGACACCGAGGAATGCCGCCAGCAGTGCGCGCGCCCCATCGAGGTCATTGAGGGCCCGCTGATGAGCGGGATGAACGTGGTCGGCGACCTGTTCGGCGCCGGCAAGATGTTCCTGCCGCAGGTGGTCAAATCCGCCCGCGTGATGAAGCAGGCCGTGGCCCACCTGATCCCCTTTATCGAGGCGGAAAAAGGCGACAAGCCGCAGGCCAAGGGCAAGATCCTCATGGCCACGGTCAAGGGCGACGTCCACGACATCGGCAAGAACATCGTCGGCGTGGTGCTCGGCTGCAACGGCTACGACATAGTCGATCTGGGCGTGATGGTGCCGGCGGAGAAGATCCTGCAGACGGCCATCGCCGAGAAGTGCGACATCATTGGCCTGTCCGGCTTGATCACCCCCTCGCTGGACGAGATGGTCCACGTTGCCCGCGAGATGCAACGCCAGGGCTTCAGCCTGCCGCTGATGATCGGCGGCGCCACCACTTCGAAAGCGCATACCGCGGTGAAGATCGAGCCGAAATACCAGAACGATGCGGTGGTCTACGTCACCGACGCCTCGCGCGCCGTTGGCGTGGCCACCCAGTTGCTCTCCAAGGAGCTGAAAGCCGGCTTCGTCGAGCGCACCCGCGCCGATTACGTGGAAGTGCGCGAACGCACCGCCGCCCGCAGCGCGCGCACCGAGCGTCTGCCGTACGCCGCCGCGCTGGCCAACAAGCCGCAGTTCGACTGGAGCGGCTACCGCGCCAGCCAACCGACGTTCACCGGTGTGAAAGTGCTGGAAGATATCGACCTGTCGGTCCTCGCCGAATACATCGACTGGACACCGTTCTTCATCTCCTGGGATCTGGCCGGCAAGTACCCGCGCATCCTCACCGATGAAGTCGTCGGTGAAGCCGCCACCGCACTGTTCGCCGACGCCCAGGCGATGCTCAAGAAGCTGATCGATGAAAAGCTGATCAGCGCCCGCGCAGTGTTTGGCTTCTGGCCGGCCAACCAGGTCGACCATGACGACATCGAAGTCTACGGCGACGACGGTCAGCCGCTCGCCAAGCTGCATCATCTGCGCCAGCAAACCATCAAGCCCGATGGCAAGCCGAACCTGGCCTTGGCGGACTTTGTCGCACCGAAGGACAGTGGCGTGACCGACTATGTCGGCGGCTTTATCACCACCGCCGGCATTGGCGCCGAAGAAGTCGCCAAGGCTTACCAAAACGCCGGCGACGACTACAACAGCATCATGGTCAAAGCCCTCGCCGATCGCCTCGCCGAAGCCTGCGCCGAATGGCTGCATGAGCAGGTGCGCAAGAATTATTGGGGCTACGCCCAGGACGAACAGCTGAGTAACGAAGAGCTAATCAAGGAGCAGTACAAGGGCATCCGCCCTGCCCCCGGCTACCCGGCCTGCCCGGACCACACCGAGAAGAAGACCCTGTTCACCCTGCTCGACCCCGAGGCCGAATTCGACAAGGCCGGCCGCAGCGGCGTATTTCTCACCGACCACTACGCCATGTTCCCCGCCGCCGCAGTCAGCGGCTGGTACTTCGCCCATCCCGAGGCGCAGTACTTCGCCGTCGGCAAGGTGGATAAGGACCAGGTGGAGAGCTATACGGCACGCAAAGGCCAGGAGCTGGCCGTAAGCGAGCGCTGGCTGGCGCCAAATCTGGGCTATGACAACTGA
- a CDS encoding fatty acid cis/trans isomerase produces the protein MLLRALGALSLPFLSFMTPVQAADISYSRDIQPILTQKCVACHACYDAPCQLNLGSGEGVLRGASKALVYDGARTKAQPTTRLYLDARSEQAWRAKGFSSVIDPQGGQAALMARMLELGRGQPLKPNAKLPADLDIGINRLNQCPLPGEFDAYAKKFAHAGMPFAVTGLSDAEYQTLQRWLAQGAPVEEQALTLTMTETAQIADWEALLNARGARETLVGRWLFEHLFLAHLYFESGEAGHFFQLVRSRTPSGQPIDPITTRRPNDDPGSDFYYRLWPIQGVIVHKTHITYPLSAQKLTRVRELFFGDDWSTDKVPGYGAQRRANPFETFEAIPAEARYQFMLDNAEYFVRTFIRGPVCRGQIATDVIRDNFWTLFQDPQHDLFITDADYREQATPLLEMPGQFDDIGSLLGMWTDYRDKRNAYEELRMDAYADAPAPDWSQIWTGNDNALLSIFRQFDSASVRKGLVGEIPQTLWLMDYPLLERTYYQLVVNFDVFGNVSHQAQTRLYFDLIRNGSEVNFLRLMPAESRDALLDDWYQSSGKLKMWLDYQSIDDDTDSALGLPESDPKKAFVQGLLQRYGQLNARPDPLNRCRDGHCFRPNVQPTLQRADQTLSRLANRPAAGLKVIEQLPEATMLRVELADGRREIYSLLRNRAHSNVAFMLGEEGRYQPGLDTLTVYPGVWSSYPNFIFNLDAEELPEFVQAMEHVRDEAGFDTLVERWGVRRSSPRFWQLFHDLSAYIRETEPREAGVLDMNRYENL, from the coding sequence ATGCTGCTGCGTGCATTGGGCGCCTTGTCGCTGCCTTTCCTCTCGTTCATGACACCCGTACAAGCGGCTGACATCTCCTACAGTCGTGATATTCAGCCGATCCTCACGCAGAAGTGCGTGGCTTGCCACGCATGCTATGACGCCCCCTGTCAGCTCAACCTCGGTAGCGGTGAAGGCGTGCTACGGGGTGCCAGCAAGGCGCTGGTGTACGACGGTGCGCGCACCAAAGCCCAGCCAACCACGCGGCTTTATTTGGATGCCCGTAGCGAGCAGGCGTGGCGAGCCAAGGGTTTCAGCTCAGTGATCGACCCGCAGGGCGGCCAGGCGGCGCTCATGGCGCGGATGCTCGAGCTGGGACGTGGCCAGCCGCTGAAACCCAACGCCAAATTGCCAGCTGATCTCGACATCGGCATCAACCGATTGAATCAATGTCCGCTGCCCGGCGAGTTCGATGCTTACGCGAAGAAATTCGCCCATGCCGGCATGCCATTCGCTGTCACCGGTTTGAGCGACGCTGAATATCAGACCTTGCAGCGCTGGCTGGCTCAGGGCGCACCTGTCGAAGAGCAGGCCTTGACGCTCACGATGACGGAAACCGCGCAAATAGCCGATTGGGAGGCATTGCTGAATGCCCGAGGCGCTCGCGAAACCTTGGTCGGGCGCTGGTTGTTCGAGCACTTGTTCCTGGCTCACCTGTACTTTGAAAGCGGTGAAGCTGGGCACTTCTTCCAGTTGGTACGTTCGCGAACGCCGAGTGGTCAGCCAATCGATCCGATTACCACGCGCCGCCCCAACGATGATCCGGGCAGCGATTTCTACTACCGCCTTTGGCCTATCCAGGGCGTCATCGTCCACAAGACCCACATCACCTATCCGCTTAGCGCGCAGAAGCTCACGCGGGTTCGCGAGCTGTTTTTCGGCGACGACTGGAGCACCGACAAAGTACCGGGCTATGGCGCCCAGCGTCGTGCCAACCCGTTCGAAACCTTCGAGGCGATACCGGCCGAGGCGCGTTACCAGTTCATGCTGGATAACGCCGAGTATTTCGTGCGCACCTTTATCCGCGGACCGGTTTGTCGTGGGCAGATCGCCACGGATGTGATCCGCGACAACTTCTGGACGCTGTTCCAGGACCCGCAACATGACCTGTTCATCACCGACGCCGACTACCGTGAGCAGGCCACGCCGCTCCTGGAAATGCCCGGGCAATTCGACGACATCGGTAGTCTGTTAGGCATGTGGACCGATTATCGGGACAAGCGCAATGCCTATGAAGAGCTGCGCATGGACGCCTACGCCGACGCGCCAGCGCCGGACTGGTCACAAATCTGGACTGGCAACGACAACGCGCTGCTGTCGATTTTTCGCCAGTTCGACAGCGCTTCGGTGCGTAAGGGCCTGGTCGGCGAGATACCACAAACGCTGTGGCTGATGGATTACCCCCTGCTGGAACGCACCTACTACCAGCTGGTGGTCAATTTCGATGTGTTCGGCAATGTCTCGCACCAGGCGCAAACCCGGCTGTATTTCGATTTGATCCGCAATGGTTCTGAAGTCAACTTCCTGCGACTGATGCCGGCGGAGTCGCGCGATGCACTGCTCGATGATTGGTACCAAAGCAGCGGCAAACTGAAGATGTGGCTGGACTACCAGAGCATCGATGACGACACCGACAGCGCTTTGGGCCTGCCGGAGAGCGATCCCAAGAAGGCCTTCGTACAAGGCTTGTTGCAACGTTACGGGCAGCTCAATGCACGCCCCGATCCGCTCAACCGTTGCCGCGATGGCCACTGTTTCCGCCCGAATGTGCAGCCGACCTTACAACGCGCCGACCAGACGCTTAGCCGCCTGGCCAATCGACCCGCCGCGGGCTTGAAGGTGATCGAGCAGTTACCCGAGGCGACCATGCTGCGCGTCGAGCTAGCCGACGGCCGGCGGGAAATCTACAGCCTGTTGCGCAATCGGGCGCACAGCAATGTGGCGTTCATGCTCGGCGAGGAAGGGCGCTATCAGCCTGGGCTGGACACGCTGACGGTGTATCCCGGGGTATGGAGCAGTTACCCGAATTTCATCTTCAACCTGGATGCCGAGGAGTTACCGGAGTTTGTCCAGGCCATGGAACATGTGCGTGATGAGGCTGGTTTTGACACATTGGTCGAGCGCTGGGGCGTGCGTCGTTCCAGTCCGCGGTTCTGGCAATTGTTCCATGACCTGTCGGCTTACATTCGCGAGACCGAGCCAAGAGAAGCGGGCGTTCTGGACATGAACCGCTACGAAAACCTCTAG
- a CDS encoding acyltransferase gives MIASISLECYFTDKRIFKALGDWSYSVYLVHVLVLSLGWYLSRRFELNPYAVVVGCVPVIMLASWISYRLLEQRLYQALKALSERCAPQPVSRQS, from the coding sequence GTGATCGCGAGCATTTCACTGGAGTGCTACTTCACTGATAAGCGGATATTCAAAGCGCTCGGCGACTGGTCGTATTCGGTGTATCTGGTGCACGTGCTGGTGCTGTCGCTGGGCTGGTATCTGAGCCGGCGCTTCGAGCTCAACCCCTATGCGGTGGTGGTGGGTTGCGTGCCGGTCATTATGTTGGCGTCCTGGATCAGCTATCGATTGCTTGAGCAGCGTCTCTACCAAGCGCTGAAGGCCCTGTCGGAGCGCTGTGCGCCGCAGCCGGTCTCGCGGCAAAGCTAA
- the nfuA gene encoding Fe-S biogenesis protein NfuA — translation MSAITITEAAHDYLADLLSKQNTTGIGIRVFITQPGTQYAETCIAYCKPGEEKHEDTALALKSFTAWIDSVSEPFLEDAVVDYATDRMGGQLTIKAPNAKVPMVNEESPLNERINYYLQTEINPGLASHGGQVSLIEVVDEGIAVLQFGGGCQGCGQVDLTLKDGVERTLLERIPELKGVRDVTDHTNRENAYY, via the coding sequence ATGAGCGCCATCACTATTACCGAAGCTGCCCACGACTACTTGGCTGATCTGCTGAGCAAGCAGAACACCACGGGTATCGGCATCCGAGTTTTCATCACCCAGCCTGGTACCCAGTACGCCGAAACTTGCATCGCCTACTGCAAGCCTGGTGAAGAGAAGCATGAAGACACCGCTCTCGCGCTGAAGAGCTTCACTGCCTGGATCGACTCGGTCAGCGAACCCTTCCTGGAAGACGCGGTAGTCGACTACGCCACCGACCGCATGGGTGGCCAGCTGACCATCAAGGCGCCGAACGCCAAAGTGCCGATGGTCAACGAAGAGAGTCCGCTCAATGAGCGGATCAACTACTACCTGCAGACCGAGATCAATCCGGGGCTGGCCAGTCATGGTGGGCAGGTTTCGCTGATCGAAGTCGTCGATGAAGGCATTGCCGTGTTGCAGTTCGGCGGTGGTTGCCAGGGTTGCGGCCAGGTTGATCTGACCCTCAAGGATGGTGTCGAACGGACCTTGCTGGAACGCATTCCCGAGCTTAAGGGCGTGCGCGATGTGACCGACCATACCAACCGCGAAAACGCCTACTACTGA
- a CDS encoding DUF1272 domain-containing protein, translating into MLQLRPNCECCDRDLPGDTGDALICSFECTFCHGCAARLGQRCPNCGGQLLARPPRSPAALLKYPASTERVFRPDVSAAAIATRAQSAASSK; encoded by the coding sequence ATGCTGCAACTGCGCCCGAATTGCGAATGCTGCGACCGTGACTTGCCTGGCGATACCGGCGACGCATTGATCTGTTCCTTCGAATGCACCTTCTGCCACGGTTGCGCCGCGCGCCTCGGTCAGCGCTGTCCGAATTGCGGCGGGCAATTGCTGGCCCGGCCGCCGCGCTCGCCAGCGGCATTATTGAAATACCCTGCCAGCACAGAGCGGGTATTCCGGCCAGACGTTTCCGCGGCTGCCATCGCGACGAGAGCGCAGAGCGCTGCTTCCTCCAAGTAA